In Lacinutrix sp. Bg11-31, the DNA window TATGTATTTTGAGTCCTTATTCAAAATCATAAACTCAGCAAAATTGGCTAAGTATGCGTTTGGATTGGGTTGCTTATAAAGGTTGTATTTAATAAAATCTGCTTCCAAATTGTATTTATCTGCAAAAGCAATTTTAATACCTTCTGGCATATGATTAAAATAATAATCACGAATTAACTGCTTACCATAATAGTTACCTGAAGCGTCATCCATTAATGTATAACCTAATGAATGCACACGTTGCTCTAACTTTTTGCCATCAAAATAACTACAATTAGAACCTGTACCTAAAATACAAACCACAGCAGCCTCATCTGGAGTATTTATTGTTGCAAATACAGCAGCCAAAGTATCTTCATTTACTTCAACATTAGCATTAGTAAAAATTTGTTGTAGAACTACTTTTAATGCTAATCTTGGATTTTCGGTACCGCACCCTGCACCATAGAAATAAATATTAGTAACCTTCTCTTTGTTCTTTTTTAGATCTTTACTCTTTAGAATAGTTTTTTTTAATTTCTTTTCAGAAAGAATAGCAGGATTCAAACCTTTTGTTCTAATTTTTTCTAGTAATTGATTACCTTCTTTGTCTACTGCAATCCAATCACATTTTGTAGAACCACTATCAACTATTAATATCATAATCTAAAGTTATTTTAATTTTTTAAATAAAAAAGCGCAATAAAAGTTTTGAAACTTTAAACTGCGCTTTTAAAATTATAATATAGACAAAAGCTTATAAGTTGTTTACTTTTTCAGCTAAATCTACTAATTTATTAGAATATCCAAACTCATTATCATACCAAGATACTAATTTGAAGAATGTAGAGTTTAATTCGATTGCAGAATCTGCATCGAAAACACTTGTTTTAGTTTCACTAACAAAATCTTGAGACACCACAGCATCTTCTGTATATCCTAAAACCCCATTCATAGAACCTTCAGCTGCTTTTTTCATAGCGGCTTTAATTTCTGCTAAAGACGTTGCTTTTTTCGTTTTCACTGTTAAATCCACAACAGATACATCTACAGTTGGAACTCTAAATGCCATTCCTGTAATTTTCCCATCTAATTCTGGAATTACTTTTCCAACAGCTTTAGCTGCTCCTGTAGAAGTAGGAATAATATTATTTATTGCACTACGACCTAAACGATAGTTTTTACGTGATGGTGCATCTACTGTAAATTGTGTAGAGGTTGCAGCGTGAATAGTTGTCATTAATGCTTCTTCAATACCAAAATTATCTTCGATAACTTTAGCTAAAGGCGCTAAACAGTTTGTTGTACAAGATGCGTTAGATACAATTGTATGTGCTGCAGTTAATTTGTTATCATTTACTCCCATTACAAACATTGGAGCATCTTTACTTGGTGCAGAAATTACTACTTTTTTAGCACCACCTTGAATATGATAATCTGCTGTTTCTAAAGTTGTAAAAATACCTGTACATTCTGCAACAACATCTGTTCCTACTTCATCCCACTTTAAGTTTTTAGGATCTCTTTCTGCAGTAACTCTAATTGTTTTTCCATCGACAACAAGGTTACCATCTTTAACTTCAATAGTTCCATCAAATCTTCCATGCACAGAGTCATACTTTAATAAATACGCTAAATGCTCAACATCTAATAAATCGTTAATTGCAACAACATCTACATTGCTACGCTTAACAGTCGCTCTAAATACAATACGACCAATTCTACCAAATCCGTTAATTCCTAATTTTAATTTTGACATAATTCTACTTTCTATTATTATGTGGTCATAATATCTGACACACGAATTAATTCTTTATTTACTTCTGATTTTCCTTTTACTGCTTTTTCTAAAGGCGTTAATGCTATTTTATCGCTTAATAGACCAACCATAAAATTAGATTTGCCTTCCATTAAACTTTCTACAGCCTTAACTCCCATTCTACTTGCTAAAACACGATCGAAACACGATGGAGGTCCACCACGTTGCATGTGGCCCAAAACCGAAACACGCACTTCGTATTCAGTCATGTTTTCTTCAACATAATCTTTTAATTCGAAAACATTTTTACCAATTTTATCACCT includes these proteins:
- a CDS encoding N-acetylglucosamine kinase; amino-acid sequence: MILIVDSGSTKCDWIAVDKEGNQLLEKIRTKGLNPAILSEKKLKKTILKSKDLKKNKEKVTNIYFYGAGCGTENPRLALKVVLQQIFTNANVEVNEDTLAAVFATINTPDEAAVVCILGTGSNCSYFDGKKLEQRVHSLGYTLMDDASGNYYGKQLIRDYYFNHMPEGIKIAFADKYNLEADFIKYNLYKQPNPNAYLANFAEFMILNKDSKYIKELIKRGIRVFAKNMILQFKEEIKTVPVHFAGSIAFFCKDEIIEVAQELGFKTGNFERRPIEGLVKYHCKTKTN
- the gap gene encoding type I glyceraldehyde-3-phosphate dehydrogenase, with amino-acid sequence MSKLKLGINGFGRIGRIVFRATVKRSNVDVVAINDLLDVEHLAYLLKYDSVHGRFDGTIEVKDGNLVVDGKTIRVTAERDPKNLKWDEVGTDVVAECTGIFTTLETADYHIQGGAKKVVISAPSKDAPMFVMGVNDNKLTAAHTIVSNASCTTNCLAPLAKVIEDNFGIEEALMTTIHAATSTQFTVDAPSRKNYRLGRSAINNIIPTSTGAAKAVGKVIPELDGKITGMAFRVPTVDVSVVDLTVKTKKATSLAEIKAAMKKAAEGSMNGVLGYTEDAVVSQDFVSETKTSVFDADSAIELNSTFFKLVSWYDNEFGYSNKLVDLAEKVNNL